The following coding sequences lie in one Negativicoccus succinicivorans genomic window:
- a CDS encoding cell division protein FtsQ/DivIB, whose amino-acid sequence MVQHIDFETFRRRQRGEETPVVPPQRNDVGEPTELPRRRRRKRLKSQLRKEKPFYKKRGTYAWAAGLIVGFLLLLALAPISFGSVEVEGLQALSRDEVFRVARIGRPINVVQLATADISRRLNGDLRIAAAKVDREFPATIRIQIEERRPIAVVATEFGFAVFDKTGLVIAEGPTITQTDVPFITGKKLGNVLLGDTVTDDALRKALGYLSYLSRKGGEQISEINIGDAAQLIAYTRDDIPIHLGAVENAAEQAPLSENMLKDIRLRNLAVDYVDANVGAPYIKLK is encoded by the coding sequence ATGGTACAGCATATTGATTTTGAAACATTTCGTCGCCGGCAACGCGGTGAGGAAACACCTGTTGTTCCGCCACAACGAAATGATGTAGGAGAACCGACGGAATTGCCGCGCAGACGTCGGCGCAAAAGACTAAAGTCGCAACTGCGGAAAGAAAAGCCTTTTTATAAAAAACGCGGAACATATGCTTGGGCGGCCGGTCTCATTGTCGGCTTTTTGTTGCTGTTGGCGCTGGCACCGATTTCGTTTGGCAGTGTTGAAGTAGAGGGGTTGCAAGCTCTTTCACGTGATGAGGTTTTTCGTGTCGCGAGAATCGGACGTCCTATCAACGTCGTACAACTCGCGACGGCCGACATTTCCCGTCGGTTGAATGGTGATTTGCGAATCGCCGCAGCTAAAGTGGATCGGGAGTTTCCCGCAACCATTCGGATTCAGATTGAAGAGCGACGTCCGATTGCCGTCGTTGCGACGGAATTTGGTTTTGCAGTTTTTGATAAAACCGGTTTAGTTATTGCCGAAGGACCAACTATTACACAGACGGATGTTCCTTTTATTACGGGCAAAAAACTAGGTAATGTCTTGTTAGGTGATACGGTTACCGACGATGCTTTACGAAAAGCATTAGGGTATTTATCGTATCTTTCGCGTAAAGGCGGCGAACAAATTTCGGAAATTAATATCGGCGACGCGGCACAATTAATTGCGTATACGCGTGATGACATACCGATTCATTTGGGCGCAGTAGAAAATGCAGCTGAGCAGGCACCTTTATCCGAAAATATGTTGAAAGATATTCGATTGCGAAACTTGGCAGTCGATTACGTGGACGCCAATGTAGGCGCGCCCTATATCAAATTGAAATGA
- a CDS encoding DUF881 domain-containing protein, which yields MKSKTAALLAVSIILGMMLSLQYKSNKEMQATTMNMRAEDLYQQLMQVEQEKKDLAKELQALQAENLTSDATQERNELKFRAGLTAVEGSGVVVTIEDSKQPLKMGENQNLYVVHDEDILKVINELRAAGAEAIAVNEQRLIGTSEIRCAGPTVIVNGKMFSTPFQVKAIGDPKLLRSALEFRGGVVDTLKYWGINVSIETRSNLQINPYTGPSKQEYAKAIPGVPK from the coding sequence ATGAAATCAAAAACGGCTGCGTTGCTTGCGGTCAGCATTATTTTAGGGATGATGCTGTCATTGCAGTATAAAAGCAACAAAGAAATGCAGGCGACGACAATGAATATGCGTGCGGAAGACTTGTATCAGCAACTGATGCAGGTCGAACAGGAAAAGAAGGATTTGGCGAAGGAATTGCAAGCATTGCAGGCGGAAAACTTGACATCGGACGCTACGCAGGAAAGAAATGAATTAAAATTCAGAGCCGGTCTGACTGCGGTGGAAGGATCGGGTGTAGTGGTCACGATTGAAGACAGCAAGCAGCCGCTTAAAATGGGTGAAAACCAAAATCTTTATGTCGTGCATGATGAAGATATTTTGAAAGTTATCAACGAATTACGCGCAGCCGGCGCCGAAGCCATTGCGGTAAATGAGCAACGTTTGATCGGCACGAGTGAAATTCGTTGTGCCGGTCCCACAGTTATTGTGAATGGTAAAATGTTCAGCACACCGTTCCAAGTCAAGGCCATTGGAGATCCGAAATTATTGCGATCCGCACTTGAATTTCGAGGAGGAGTGGTCGATACTTTGAAGTATTGGGGAATCAATGTGTCCATTGAGACCCGCAGTAATCTGCAAATCAATCCGTATACAGGACCGAGTAAGCAAGAATATGCAAAAGCAATACCGGGGGTGCCAAAATGA
- a CDS encoding small basic family protein yields the protein MIVALMLCGLFLGIVMGMWFPWAISISYAPFLSVAIMACLDSVFGGLRSHMEGKYDHTIFFSGFFVNALVAMLFVFIGSRLGIDIYYVALLSFGLRIFDNTAAIRRIWLDERKTGVR from the coding sequence ATGATTGTAGCTTTAATGTTGTGCGGCCTGTTCCTCGGAATTGTGATGGGAATGTGGTTTCCCTGGGCGATCTCCATTTCCTATGCTCCATTCCTTTCGGTAGCGATTATGGCTTGCTTGGACAGCGTGTTCGGCGGCTTGCGTTCACATATGGAAGGGAAATACGATCACACGATTTTTTTCAGCGGTTTTTTCGTTAACGCATTAGTGGCAATGCTATTTGTTTTTATCGGTAGTCGATTGGGCATTGACATTTATTACGTGGCGCTGTTGAGTTTCGGCTTGCGTATTTTTGATAACACGGCGGCCATTCGGAGAATTTGGCTGGATGAAAGAAAAACCGGCGTCAGATAA